Proteins encoded within one genomic window of Brachybacterium sp. P6-10-X1:
- the leuD gene encoding 3-isopropylmalate dehydratase small subunit, producing MEAFTTHTGIGVPLRRSNVDTDQIIPAVYLKRVTKTGFDDGLFHAWRTNDPDFVLNRPAYAKGSVLVAGPDFGTGSSREHAVWALRDYGFQAVLSSRFADIFRGNAGKQGLVAGVLSEDDLEQLWKILEEEPGTEVTVDLENRQAHAGAAGAVFRFDIDDYTRWRLMEGLDDIGLTLRHEQAITDFEAARPSWLPKTLPARTAETR from the coding sequence ATGGAAGCCTTCACCACCCATACCGGCATCGGTGTCCCGCTGCGTCGCAGCAATGTCGACACCGACCAGATCATCCCCGCCGTCTACCTCAAGCGCGTCACCAAGACCGGGTTCGACGACGGCCTGTTCCACGCCTGGCGCACGAACGATCCCGACTTCGTGCTGAACCGGCCCGCGTACGCGAAGGGATCCGTGCTGGTCGCGGGCCCCGACTTCGGCACCGGTTCCTCCCGCGAGCACGCCGTGTGGGCACTGCGCGACTACGGCTTCCAGGCCGTGCTCTCGAGCCGCTTCGCGGACATCTTCCGGGGCAACGCGGGCAAGCAGGGGCTCGTCGCCGGTGTCCTGTCCGAGGACGACCTCGAGCAGCTGTGGAAGATCCTCGAGGAGGAACCCGGCACCGAGGTGACCGTCGATCTCGAGAACCGCCAGGCCCATGCGGGCGCAGCCGGGGCTGTCTTCCGCTTCGACATCGACGACTACACCCGCTGGCGTCTCATGGAGGGCCTGGACGACATCGGTCTCACCCTGCGCCATGAACAGGCGATCACCGACTTCGAGGCGGCCCGCCCGTCCTGGCTTCCGAAGACCCTTCCGGCACGCACGGCCGAGACCCGCTGA
- a CDS encoding IclR family transcriptional regulator has protein sequence MDKITEENGSGVGVLDKAAVVLGALEAGPATLAQLVQSTGLARPTAHRLAVALEYHHLVTRDMQGRFILGPRLGELAAAAGEDRLLAAAGPVLAALRDHTGESAQLYRRQGDHRICVAAAERPIGLRDSVPLGSALTMRAGSAAQILLAWEEPDRLHRGLLGARFTATQLSAVRRRGWAQSIGEREPGVGSVSSPVRGPNGRVVAALSISGPIERITRQPGRLHAASVMSSANHLTELLRRAGA, from the coding sequence ATGGACAAGATCACGGAGGAGAACGGCAGCGGCGTCGGCGTGCTCGACAAGGCGGCCGTCGTGCTCGGAGCCCTGGAGGCCGGGCCCGCGACCCTGGCCCAGCTCGTGCAGTCGACCGGCCTGGCCCGCCCCACCGCGCATCGCCTGGCGGTGGCGCTGGAGTATCACCACCTGGTCACCCGTGACATGCAAGGCCGATTCATCCTGGGCCCGCGTCTGGGTGAGCTGGCCGCCGCCGCGGGTGAGGATCGGCTCCTAGCCGCCGCCGGCCCGGTGCTGGCCGCCCTGCGGGACCACACCGGGGAGTCCGCGCAGCTCTACCGCCGCCAGGGTGACCACCGCATCTGCGTGGCCGCCGCCGAGCGTCCGATCGGCCTGCGCGACTCCGTACCGCTGGGGTCCGCGTTGACCATGCGGGCCGGCTCCGCGGCACAGATCCTGCTGGCCTGGGAGGAACCGGACCGCCTGCACCGCGGGCTGCTCGGCGCCCGCTTCACCGCCACTCAGCTCTCGGCGGTGCGCCGTCGCGGCTGGGCGCAGTCCATCGGCGAGCGGGAGCCGGGCGTGGGCTCCGTCTCCTCCCCGGTGCGCGGCCCCAACGGCCGGGTCGTCGCGGCGCTGAGCATCTCCGGGCCGATCGAGCGCATCACCCGGCAGCCCGGGCGCCTGCACGCGGCCTCCGTCATGAGCTCGGCGAACCACCTCACGGAGCTTCTGCGCCGCGCCGGCGCCTGA
- a CDS encoding 1-acyl-sn-glycerol-3-phosphate acyltransferase, with the protein MTTPLLRSWDVGGARPVPRRAGAVIDLAQLALRPLLRLLTRPTWIGAENLPATGAALACGNHLGPVDAFAYGHLLQASGIAPRFLAKEAMFRVPVLGAALRSARQIPVRRAASRGRHALEDARQALGRGELLMIFPEGTYTRDPDLWPMQARPGAARLALETGAPLVPIASWGGRKLWPVGSPVPHPGPGRRLVIRVGEPYTVARQEGETSQEAALRVSADLMARIADLLGRTRGERPPAALHDPRGDEHRPEIGRPQAGFRPVRQR; encoded by the coding sequence GTGACCACGCCGCTGCTGCGCAGCTGGGACGTGGGCGGCGCCCGGCCGGTCCCGCGGCGGGCCGGGGCCGTGATCGATCTCGCCCAGCTCGCGCTGCGCCCGCTGCTGCGGCTGCTGACCAGGCCCACCTGGATCGGTGCCGAGAATCTCCCGGCGACCGGGGCCGCCCTCGCCTGCGGGAACCATCTGGGGCCGGTCGACGCCTTCGCCTACGGCCATCTGCTGCAGGCCTCCGGCATCGCCCCGCGCTTCCTGGCCAAGGAGGCCATGTTCCGCGTGCCCGTCCTGGGGGCCGCGCTGCGGTCGGCCCGCCAGATCCCGGTGCGCCGCGCCGCCTCCCGCGGTCGGCACGCCCTGGAGGACGCCCGGCAGGCGCTCGGGCGCGGCGAGCTGCTGATGATCTTCCCGGAGGGGACCTACACCCGTGACCCGGACCTGTGGCCGATGCAGGCCCGACCGGGAGCGGCCCGGCTCGCCCTGGAGACCGGGGCGCCCCTGGTGCCGATCGCGAGCTGGGGCGGCCGGAAGCTGTGGCCCGTCGGTTCCCCGGTCCCGCACCCCGGCCCGGGGCGCCGCCTCGTGATCCGTGTGGGGGAGCCCTACACCGTGGCCCGCCAGGAGGGGGAGACCTCCCAGGAGGCCGCTCTGCGGGTCTCCGCGGACCTCATGGCCCGGATCGCCGACCTGCTGGGCCGGACCCGCGGCGAGCGCCCCCCGGCCGCCCTCCACGATCCGCGGGGCGACGAGCACCGCCCCGAGATCGGCAGGCCGCAGGCCGGCTTCCGACCGGTGCGGCAGCGATGA
- a CDS encoding D-alanine--D-alanine ligase family protein yields the protein MRTSVALLFGGRSGEHGISCVTAGGILAAIDRERFAVTAVGITREGRWVHVSDDPSDWTLVDGRAPEVAAEGPEVLLPAARHRPGERSVLRQVIGGEVIDLAEIDVVLPLLHGAYGEDGTIQGMLEMLDLPYVGSGVLASATCMDKAATKLSLRAAGLECAPGIVVHEDRWADGADEVRDHLRRHHRLPWFIKPARAGSSLGVTRVEAPDELEHAMKTAFAEDPKVLIEEAVVGREVECGVLQGSDERGPRTTVPGEVLVGDDLDFYDYEAKYFGKGTVSIDVPAGLPDRVLEEVREVASRAFTVLGLEGLARVDVFVTDQGRVVVNEVNTMPGFTPYSMFPVLWEHMGLPYAELIADLIEQARSRRLGPR from the coding sequence ATGAGAACCTCCGTCGCCCTCCTGTTCGGCGGCCGCAGCGGCGAGCACGGCATCTCGTGCGTCACCGCCGGCGGCATCCTCGCCGCGATCGACCGCGAACGCTTCGCGGTGACCGCCGTCGGCATCACCCGCGAGGGTCGCTGGGTGCACGTCTCCGACGACCCCTCGGACTGGACCCTGGTCGACGGCCGCGCCCCCGAGGTGGCCGCGGAGGGTCCCGAGGTGCTGCTGCCCGCGGCTCGGCACCGGCCGGGAGAGCGCAGCGTGCTGCGCCAGGTCATCGGCGGGGAGGTCATCGATCTGGCGGAGATCGACGTGGTGCTGCCGCTGCTGCACGGGGCCTACGGCGAGGACGGCACCATCCAGGGCATGCTCGAGATGCTCGATCTCCCCTACGTGGGCAGCGGGGTGCTCGCGTCGGCGACCTGCATGGACAAGGCCGCCACCAAGCTGTCCCTGCGGGCGGCCGGCCTCGAGTGCGCCCCCGGCATCGTGGTCCACGAGGACCGCTGGGCCGACGGGGCCGACGAGGTCCGGGACCATCTGCGCCGACACCACCGCCTGCCCTGGTTCATCAAGCCCGCCCGGGCCGGCTCGAGTCTCGGCGTCACCCGGGTCGAGGCTCCCGACGAGCTCGAGCACGCGATGAAGACCGCCTTCGCCGAGGACCCGAAGGTGCTCATCGAGGAGGCCGTGGTCGGGCGGGAGGTGGAATGCGGCGTGCTCCAGGGATCCGACGAGCGCGGTCCGCGCACCACCGTGCCCGGCGAGGTGCTCGTCGGCGACGACCTCGACTTCTACGACTACGAGGCCAAGTACTTCGGCAAGGGCACCGTCAGCATCGACGTGCCGGCCGGTCTCCCGGACCGCGTGCTCGAGGAGGTCCGCGAGGTCGCCTCGCGAGCCTTCACGGTGCTCGGCCTCGAGGGTCTGGCGCGGGTGGACGTGTTCGTCACCGACCAGGGACGCGTGGTGGTCAACGAGGTCAACACGATGCCCGGCTTCACCCCGTACTCCATGTTCCCGGTGCTGTGGGAGCACATGGGGCTGCCTTATGCGGAGCTCATCGCGGATCTGATCGAGCAGGCCCGCTCCCGCCGGCTCGGTCCCCGCTGA
- a CDS encoding DUF3515 domain-containing protein, with the protein MLRSRLPAFAAAGLMAFSLASCGTVQVPAGPAATDPLCADIVLQAPPQVLGMDRVETSSQGTAAWGEGENTVVMRCGVTPPGPTTDICTTLEDGGGIQIDWIVRELEDDVFLYTTYGREPAIDVSVPMSAAPDQPSGAALDLAQVIDQNIEATDHCVGPGDAPGS; encoded by the coding sequence GTGCTCCGCTCCCGTCTTCCCGCCTTCGCAGCCGCCGGCCTGATGGCCTTCTCCCTCGCCTCCTGCGGCACGGTGCAGGTCCCCGCGGGCCCGGCGGCCACCGACCCGCTGTGCGCCGACATCGTCCTGCAGGCCCCGCCGCAGGTGCTGGGCATGGACCGGGTGGAGACCTCGAGCCAGGGCACGGCCGCGTGGGGCGAGGGCGAGAACACCGTGGTGATGCGCTGCGGCGTCACCCCACCCGGGCCCACCACCGACATCTGCACCACCCTCGAGGACGGAGGCGGGATCCAGATCGACTGGATCGTCCGCGAGCTCGAGGACGACGTGTTCCTGTACACCACCTACGGCCGGGAGCCGGCCATCGACGTGTCGGTGCCGATGTCCGCCGCCCCCGATCAGCCGTCGGGCGCGGCACTCGATCTGGCGCAGGTCATCGATCAGAACATCGAAGCGACCGACCACTGCGTCGGCCCGGGGGACGCCCCGGGATCCTGA
- the murA gene encoding UDP-N-acetylglucosamine 1-carboxyvinyltransferase, giving the protein MSSTFHVRGGRPLDGEITVRGAKNLVSKAMVASLLGEGPSVLDSVPDISDVRIVSELLAIHGVKVERDVAGGTLRMDPSNVERAHVADIDAHAGSSRIPILFCGPLLHRLGEAIIPDLGGCRIGDRPINYHLDVLRNFGAVVDKREMGIYITAPRGLHGTKIHLEYPSVGATEQVLLTAVRAQGVTELTNAAVEPEIEDLIAVLQKMGALISLQTDRTITVEGVDRLGGYEHMALPDRIEAASWACAALVTRGSVMVRGAQQKPMATFLNTFRKIGGGMDITEAGIRFHHPGTPLRAIAVETDVHPGLMTDWQQPLVVALTQADGISIIHETVYENRLGFTSALNEMGAHTQVYRECLGGSSCRFGRSNYNHSAVISGPKTLHGADITVPDLRGGFSYLIAALGAEGISTIRGIDLIDRGYESFREKLTALGADYWED; this is encoded by the coding sequence ATGAGTTCGACATTCCACGTGCGCGGAGGTCGGCCCCTCGACGGTGAGATCACCGTCCGCGGGGCGAAGAACCTCGTCTCCAAGGCGATGGTCGCGTCCCTGCTGGGGGAGGGTCCGAGCGTGCTCGACTCGGTCCCGGACATCAGCGATGTGCGGATCGTCTCCGAGCTCCTGGCGATCCACGGGGTCAAGGTCGAGCGCGACGTCGCCGGCGGCACCCTGCGGATGGACCCCTCGAACGTCGAGCGCGCCCACGTGGCCGACATCGACGCCCATGCCGGCAGCTCCCGCATACCGATCCTGTTCTGCGGCCCGCTGCTGCACCGCCTCGGCGAGGCGATCATCCCCGACCTCGGCGGCTGCCGGATCGGGGACCGTCCCATCAATTACCACCTCGACGTCCTGCGGAACTTCGGTGCCGTGGTCGACAAGCGCGAGATGGGCATCTACATCACCGCGCCCCGTGGCCTGCACGGCACCAAGATCCACCTGGAGTACCCGAGCGTCGGCGCCACCGAGCAGGTGCTGCTGACCGCGGTGCGCGCCCAGGGCGTCACCGAGCTCACCAACGCCGCGGTCGAGCCGGAGATCGAGGACCTCATCGCGGTCCTGCAGAAGATGGGCGCGCTCATCTCCCTGCAGACCGACCGCACCATCACCGTCGAGGGCGTCGACCGGCTCGGCGGCTACGAGCACATGGCCCTGCCCGACCGCATCGAGGCCGCGTCCTGGGCCTGCGCGGCCCTGGTCACCCGGGGATCGGTGATGGTGCGGGGCGCCCAGCAGAAGCCGATGGCGACCTTCTTGAACACCTTCCGCAAGATCGGCGGCGGGATGGACATCACCGAGGCCGGGATCCGTTTCCACCACCCGGGCACGCCGCTGCGGGCGATCGCGGTCGAGACCGACGTCCACCCGGGGCTGATGACCGACTGGCAGCAGCCGTTGGTGGTGGCCCTGACCCAGGCGGACGGCATCTCCATCATCCACGAGACGGTGTACGAGAACCGCCTGGGCTTCACCTCGGCGTTGAACGAGATGGGCGCCCATACACAGGTCTACCGGGAGTGCCTGGGCGGATCGAGCTGCCGCTTCGGCCGCAGCAACTACAACCACTCCGCCGTGATCTCCGGCCCCAAGACGCTCCACGGCGCCGACATCACCGTTCCGGATCTGCGCGGCGGCTTCTCCTACCTGATCGCGGCGCTCGGCGCCGAGGGGATCTCGACCATCCGGGGCATCGATCTGATCGACCGCGGCTACGAGTCGTTCCGTGAGAAGCTCACGGCGCTCGGCGCCGACTACTGGGAGGACTGA
- the leuC gene encoding 3-isopropylmalate dehydratase large subunit: MAGTLAEKVWADHVVRRGENGEPDLLYIDLQLLHEVTSPQAFDGLRQEGRTPRRLDQTLATEDHNTPTIDIEKPIADLTSRTQIDTLRRNAEEFGVRIHSLGDKDQGIVHVVGPQLGLTMPGITVVCGDSHTSTHGAFGALAFGIGTSEVEHVLATQTLPLTPFKTMAITVDGTLKPGVTAKDIILAVIAKIGTGGGAGYVLEYRGEAIRSLSMEGRMTICNMSIEAGARAGMIAPDETTIEYVRGRPHAPVGKDWDEAVASWKALRTEEDATFDAEVVIDADELEPFVTWGTNPGQGLPLSAAVPAPEDFTDDNARVAAENALEYMDLVPGTPLKDIRVDTVFMGSCTNGRIEDLRAFASVLEGRRKHPDVRVMVVPGSARVRVQAEQEGLDQIFLDFGAEWRQAGCSMCLGMNPDQLAPGERAASTSNRNFEGRQGKGGRTHLVSPVVAAATAVRGTLSSPSDLGAPTAPSDLQPVA, from the coding sequence ATGGCGGGGACCCTCGCGGAGAAGGTGTGGGCGGACCACGTGGTGCGCCGGGGTGAGAACGGCGAACCGGACCTGCTGTACATCGACCTCCAGCTCCTGCACGAGGTGACCAGCCCGCAGGCCTTCGACGGGCTCCGCCAGGAGGGCCGTACCCCGCGCCGCCTGGACCAGACCCTGGCCACCGAGGACCACAACACGCCCACGATCGACATCGAGAAGCCGATCGCGGATCTCACCTCGCGCACCCAGATCGACACCCTGCGCCGCAACGCCGAGGAGTTCGGCGTGCGCATCCACAGCCTCGGCGACAAGGACCAGGGCATCGTCCATGTGGTCGGCCCGCAGCTGGGGCTGACCATGCCCGGCATCACCGTCGTGTGCGGCGACTCCCACACCTCGACCCACGGTGCCTTCGGCGCGCTGGCCTTCGGCATCGGCACCAGCGAGGTCGAGCACGTGCTCGCCACCCAGACCCTGCCGCTGACCCCCTTCAAGACCATGGCGATCACCGTGGACGGCACCCTGAAGCCGGGCGTGACCGCGAAGGACATCATCCTCGCCGTGATCGCGAAGATCGGCACGGGCGGCGGTGCGGGCTATGTGCTCGAGTACCGCGGCGAAGCGATCCGGTCGCTCTCCATGGAGGGCCGGATGACCATCTGCAACATGTCCATCGAAGCCGGCGCCCGCGCGGGCATGATCGCGCCCGACGAGACCACCATCGAGTACGTCCGGGGTCGTCCGCACGCTCCGGTCGGCAAGGACTGGGACGAGGCCGTCGCCTCCTGGAAGGCCCTGCGCACCGAGGAGGACGCGACCTTCGACGCCGAGGTCGTCATCGACGCCGACGAGCTCGAGCCCTTCGTCACCTGGGGCACCAACCCCGGTCAGGGCCTGCCGCTGTCGGCCGCAGTCCCCGCCCCCGAGGACTTCACCGACGACAACGCCCGCGTCGCCGCCGAGAACGCCTTGGAGTACATGGACCTCGTGCCCGGCACCCCGCTGAAGGACATCAGGGTCGACACCGTGTTCATGGGCTCGTGCACCAACGGCCGCATCGAGGACCTGCGCGCCTTCGCCTCCGTGCTGGAGGGCCGCCGAAAGCACCCCGACGTGCGCGTCATGGTGGTGCCCGGCTCGGCCCGCGTGCGTGTCCAGGCCGAGCAGGAGGGCCTCGACCAGATCTTCCTCGACTTCGGCGCCGAGTGGCGCCAGGCAGGCTGCTCCATGTGCCTGGGCATGAACCCGGACCAGCTGGCCCCCGGCGAACGCGCAGCGTCCACCTCCAACCGCAACTTCGAGGGGCGCCAGGGCAAGGGCGGTCGCACCCACCTGGTCTCACCGGTGGTGGCCGCCGCCACCGCGGTGCGCGGGACGCTGTCCTCCCCGTCGGACCTCGGTGCGCCGACCGCGCCCTCCGACCTCCAGCCCGTCGCCTGA
- the gltX gene encoding glutamate--tRNA ligase: MTTTPSSIPASPSSGEVRVRFCPSPTGTPHVGMVRTALFNWAHARHHGGKLVFRIEDTDAARDSEESYHQLLEAMRWLGIDWDEGVEVGGPDGPYRQSQRADIYQDVIARLKESGHIYESFSTAEEISQRHREAGRDPQLGYDGYDRDLTEEQKAAHRAEGREPTWRLRMPAEDLSFTDLVRGEITFKAGSTPDFVVVRANGQPLYTLVNPVDDALMRITHVLRGEDILSSTPRQIALYRALIEIGVAERVPEFGHLPYVMGEGNKKLSKRDPQANLFHYRDQGFTPEGMVNYLALLGWGYSADEDIFSREQLVERFTAEDVNPNPARVDLKKATAINADHIRLLPEAELTERLIPYLQRAEVLGETVSEQQRELVAAATPLVQTRMNLLGEAADLLGFLFIADEDLVVTDDALKKLGDDPVGVLERAIGEVETVPEGCFTAGALETTLREAIVEDMGIKPRLAFGPLRSAVSGRRVSPPLFESMELLGKPSSLARLRALRDRLASGS, translated from the coding sequence GTGACCACCACCCCGAGCTCGATCCCCGCCTCCCCCTCCTCCGGCGAGGTGCGGGTGCGCTTCTGCCCCAGCCCCACCGGCACGCCGCACGTGGGGATGGTGCGCACCGCCCTGTTCAACTGGGCGCACGCCCGCCACCACGGCGGCAAGCTCGTCTTCCGCATCGAGGACACCGACGCCGCGCGCGACAGCGAGGAGTCCTACCACCAGCTGCTGGAGGCCATGCGCTGGCTCGGCATCGACTGGGACGAGGGCGTCGAGGTCGGCGGGCCCGACGGCCCCTACCGCCAGTCCCAGCGCGCCGACATCTACCAGGACGTCATCGCGAGGCTGAAGGAGTCCGGCCACATCTACGAGTCCTTCTCCACCGCAGAGGAGATCTCGCAGCGCCACCGCGAGGCCGGACGGGACCCCCAGCTCGGCTACGACGGCTACGACCGCGACCTCACCGAAGAGCAGAAGGCCGCTCACCGCGCCGAGGGCCGCGAGCCCACCTGGCGACTGCGCATGCCCGCGGAGGACCTCTCCTTCACGGACCTGGTGCGCGGGGAGATCACCTTCAAGGCCGGTTCGACCCCGGACTTCGTGGTGGTCCGCGCGAACGGTCAGCCGCTGTACACGCTCGTGAACCCCGTCGACGATGCCCTCATGCGCATCACCCACGTGCTGCGCGGCGAGGACATCCTCTCCTCGACGCCCCGCCAGATCGCGCTGTACCGGGCGCTGATCGAGATCGGGGTCGCCGAACGGGTCCCCGAGTTCGGCCACCTGCCCTATGTGATGGGGGAGGGGAACAAGAAGCTCTCCAAGCGCGACCCCCAGGCAAACCTCTTCCACTACCGCGACCAGGGCTTCACCCCCGAGGGCATGGTCAACTACCTCGCCCTGCTGGGCTGGGGCTACAGCGCCGACGAGGACATCTTCTCGCGCGAGCAGCTGGTGGAGCGCTTCACGGCCGAGGACGTGAACCCCAACCCCGCCCGCGTGGATCTCAAGAAGGCCACCGCCATCAACGCCGACCACATCCGGCTGCTGCCGGAGGCAGAGCTCACGGAGCGCCTGATCCCGTACCTCCAGCGGGCAGAGGTGCTGGGGGAGACCGTCAGCGAACAGCAGCGCGAGCTGGTCGCCGCCGCCACCCCGCTGGTGCAGACCCGCATGAACCTGCTCGGCGAGGCGGCGGATCTGCTGGGCTTCCTGTTCATCGCCGACGAGGATCTCGTCGTCACCGACGACGCCCTCAAGAAGCTCGGTGACGACCCCGTCGGCGTGCTCGAGCGGGCGATCGGCGAGGTCGAGACCGTCCCCGAGGGCTGCTTCACCGCGGGGGCGCTCGAGACGACGCTGCGTGAGGCGATCGTCGAGGACATGGGCATCAAACCGCGACTCGCCTTCGGTCCGCTGCGCAGCGCCGTCTCCGGTCGCCGCGTGTCCCCGCCGCTGTTCGAGTCCATGGAGCTGCTGGGCAAGCCCTCGAGCCTGGCCCGGCTGCGCGCGCTGCGCGACCGGCTCGCCAGCGGTTCCTGA
- a CDS encoding NAD(P)H-dependent glycerol-3-phosphate dehydrogenase produces the protein MTALTVLGAGSWGTTFAQVLADSGHEVTLWARREEVAQEIREQHRNSTYLGDRVLPETVDATSSVAGAVEGADGIVLAIPAQSMRATLAAWPDLPPVPVLSLTKGIERGTDARISEIIIGAGGADPELVGVLSGPNLSAEIAERRPCASVVAAGSEKLANELATWCQAPYLRTYTSIDVVGVEIAGAVKNVIAIAVGAATGLGHGDNTTASLITRGLAEISRLGVALGGRSETFAGLAGMGDLVATCASPLSRNHRLGLALGHGLDVRAAAAEVGQTAEGVATARAVADLAARLGVDMPITAAVVDVVDHDARIDEVTTALLARGVRPE, from the coding sequence ATGACCGCGCTGACCGTGCTCGGTGCCGGCAGCTGGGGCACCACCTTCGCGCAGGTCCTCGCCGACAGCGGCCACGAGGTGACGCTCTGGGCGCGCCGCGAGGAGGTCGCCCAGGAGATCCGCGAGCAGCACCGCAACAGCACCTATCTCGGCGACCGGGTGCTCCCGGAGACGGTGGACGCCACCTCCTCGGTGGCCGGGGCCGTCGAGGGGGCCGATGGGATCGTGCTGGCGATCCCCGCGCAATCGATGCGGGCCACCCTCGCCGCCTGGCCGGATCTGCCACCCGTCCCGGTCCTCTCCCTGACCAAGGGGATCGAGCGGGGCACCGATGCCCGGATCAGCGAGATCATCATCGGCGCCGGCGGAGCGGACCCCGAGCTCGTCGGGGTGCTGTCGGGCCCGAACCTCTCGGCCGAGATCGCCGAGCGCCGTCCCTGCGCGAGCGTGGTCGCCGCCGGGTCCGAGAAGCTCGCCAACGAGCTGGCGACCTGGTGCCAGGCGCCCTACCTGCGCACCTACACCTCCATCGACGTGGTCGGCGTCGAGATCGCCGGTGCCGTCAAGAACGTCATCGCCATCGCCGTCGGGGCGGCCACCGGGCTCGGCCACGGGGACAACACGACCGCGAGCCTGATCACCCGGGGCCTGGCGGAGATCTCCCGGCTCGGCGTCGCCCTCGGCGGCCGCTCGGAGACCTTCGCGGGGCTGGCCGGGATGGGCGACCTGGTGGCCACCTGTGCCTCCCCGCTGAGCCGCAACCACCGCCTCGGACTCGCTCTCGGTCACGGCCTCGACGTGCGCGCCGCCGCCGCGGAGGTGGGACAGACCGCCGAGGGCGTCGCGACCGCCCGGGCCGTCGCGGACCTCGCCGCCCGGCTCGGCGTCGACATGCCCATCACCGCCGCCGTGGTGGATGTCGTCGATCACGATGCCCGCATCGACGAGGTCACCACGGCGCTGCTGGCGCGCGGCGTCCGGCCGGAATGA
- a CDS encoding universal stress protein, translated as MTHATPQSPRSTTPRITVGVFDADESDLAVRWAARHARRVGGTLHLIHAFMWTELDVNTDPIPGMTGSGIRNAAHSLIRDALEIAREGDPELPITSEIVDGNAVPVLVEASAESDVIVVGGRGLGRLLTLIVGSKSLALAARSHCPVVVVRGDIDHEGAIGLVHHETATEVVTRAADLGEAYERDIHLVVRAETSPEEAEAIRARTAEQIALSHPGVVVRDVTIAASGTAKELVHASEDASLMVVAGERVHGPDKPAAAPRQLVTVLRFANTPVWIERE; from the coding sequence ATGACGCACGCCACACCGCAGTCGCCCCGGAGCACGACGCCGCGGATCACCGTGGGCGTCTTCGATGCCGATGAGTCCGATCTCGCCGTCCGCTGGGCGGCCCGCCATGCGCGAAGGGTCGGCGGGACCCTCCACCTGATCCACGCCTTCATGTGGACCGAACTCGATGTGAACACCGACCCGATCCCCGGGATGACCGGATCCGGCATCCGCAATGCGGCCCACAGTCTCATCCGCGACGCCCTCGAGATCGCCCGCGAGGGCGACCCCGAGCTGCCGATCACCTCCGAGATCGTCGACGGCAACGCCGTGCCCGTGCTGGTCGAGGCCAGTGCGGAGTCCGACGTGATCGTGGTCGGCGGACGGGGGCTCGGCCGTCTGCTGACCCTCATCGTCGGGTCCAAGTCCCTCGCCCTGGCCGCCCGCTCGCACTGCCCGGTGGTCGTGGTGCGCGGGGACATCGACCACGAGGGGGCGATCGGTCTGGTCCATCACGAGACGGCCACCGAGGTCGTCACTCGCGCGGCGGACCTCGGCGAAGCCTACGAACGGGACATCCATCTCGTGGTGCGTGCCGAGACCAGCCCGGAGGAGGCCGAAGCGATCCGCGCCCGCACCGCGGAGCAGATCGCTCTGTCCCATCCCGGCGTCGTCGTCCGCGATGTCACCATCGCCGCCTCGGGCACGGCCAAGGAGCTCGTCCATGCCAGCGAGGACGCCTCGCTCATGGTGGTCGCGGGGGAGCGGGTCCACGGACCGGACAAGCCGGCCGCCGCGCCGCGACAGCTGGTCACGGTGCTCCGCTTCGCCAACACCCCGGTCTGGATCGAACGGGAGTGA